In Syntrophorhabdaceae bacterium, the sequence CATGACCGCATATCCTATATCGAGCTGGCTCTCCGGCACGAGGTCCGGTAGGTGGAGACGGGCCAGGGCGGTCCCTGCCTTCCTGAGGGAGGAGAGTGCCTCCAGGCGGCCGGCCTTTCGCCCCGCGGGAATGGCCGAGGCGCTGTAGAAGTACCCTTTCTCATCTATCCGGTAGCTTTCATTCAACATGGAAGTCATAAATTCCTGGGTGGCGAAAAAAGCCTCTGTGACAGGATAACCATGGGCGAGAAAAGAGGCAAGGGCGGACGAAAACATGCAGCCCGTACCGTGGACATTTTTGTCGATTCGCCTTTTTGTGTGGAAGAGATAGTCCCTGCCGTCAAAGAGGAGATCGACGGGGGCGCCTTCGAGGTGGCCGCCTTTTATGACTACCGCCCCGGGACCCATGGCATGAATCGCGCGGGCGGCCTCTTTCATATCGTCGGGGCCCGTGATGTTCAAACCTGTAATTGCGGAAGCTTCATCGATATTGGGCGTTATTGCGCCCGCCAAGGGGAAGAGGGCGTTCATGAGGTAGAGAAGCCCTTCTTGTGTGATGAGGGGCACGCTGTTTTTCGCGAGGGAGACGGGGTCGATAACTACAGGGACTCCCGGCCGGGCGGCGACAAAGGAGGTAATTTCCTTCCCTAAAGCCTCATCCCAGACTACGCCTATTTTGATCGCATCGATGTCCACACCCGTGCACGCCGCTTCGAGCATGGAAGCGAACCGCTCCGGGGGCGTAGGGAAAACGGCCGAAACGCCTGAGGGTCCCTGAATCACTGCAGCGGTGAGGGCGGAGAGCCCGTGGAGCCCCAGGGAGAAGAAGACATCGAGGTCCCTGGTTATCCCTGCCCCCGAAGAGGGATCATAACCCGCTATGGTGAGGATTTTTTTCATGCGTCCCATCGGAAAAAATTAAGCCGGTTGCCCGAATTTTCTAAATATATCACACTTTTGGGCCAAGGGGTAGCATAATCCTGGCCCGGGAAAGGGACATATGAGCAGGCCATGATACCGCATGAAGAGGTCACGCCTATGGAAAGGGAACCCACGGCCCGGGATTAAGGTTGTGTTCCCACCTCCAGAAATTGAACGATCCGGAGGATATCCTGAAGACCGCGATTGTCGGTGAGTCAGGGGTTCCCGTGCCTATCTCTTTCAGCCAGGTGAAGGTTTCGTAGAGCCTTTGGCGTATCTTCATATCTTCCACGACCTCCATCCGGCCGGCAATGCGAAGGACCGTGCCCACATCAGGGGCAACGCCCGGTTCATGGAACGCTATTTCCACGTGAGGGTTTGTCGACAGCTGTGAAACGAGGGGCTTCACTCTCGAAGTGTAGAAGTAGATCCCCCTTTGGTCCGCACGCCACACGGTCATGGGGCGCACGTGGGGCTTTTCGCCTTCCACCGTGGCAAGGAAGCCGACCGGGGTCTTCTCCATGTGCCGGACGCAGTCTTCAAAGGTCATACCGATTTCCTCCACGTCGTAAAAAAATACGCATCTCTATTAGTCGAACAACCTCGGCACCCCCGGCCACGTTGCGTCATAAATCGGCTTCTGGTAACCTGGTGTCCGCCTTTGCATGCCAGTCAATTCTGCCTGAACCGCTCTTCCAATTCAAGCACGAATTGCAAAGAGCGTTTCATGTGAGTTTTATCCCGTCATCAAGGAGAGAAGGAACCCCTGTTGCCCTCCACCTTTCCGACTGCTATATTGGTAGGAAGAACGCGAAGGAGGAAAACCACCATGAATATTATCGGTATTAACGGGAGCCCCCGCAAGAATTGGAATACGGCGACCCTCGTGCAGAAGGCCCTGGACGGGGCGGCATCGCGTGGGGCAGAGACCGGGCTTTTCCATCTCTATGATCTAAGTTACAGGGGGTGCATAAGCTGTTTCGCCTGCAAGACCATCGGCGGGCCGAGCTATGGCAAATGCGCCATGAGGGACGGCCTTACCCCGCTTCTGGAAAAGGTAGGGCAGGCGGATGGCCTGGTTCTCGGCTCTCCCATCTATTACGGCACGGTAACCGGCGAGATGCGTTCCTTTATGGAGCGCCTCTTCTTTCCCTACAGCACCTATACCGATCCTCCCGGAACCCTTTTTCCGCGAAAGATCGGGACCTGTTTCATCTACACCCTGGGCGCCACCGAAGAGCTGGCGAAGGAGCGCGGCTTTCACCACCACATCGACCTCAATGAAATGATCCTGAGAACTATTTTCGGTGCGTCGGAATCGCTCATGAGCTACGATACGTATCAATTCGAAGACTATTCAAAGATATATGCTCCCCGGTTCAATCCCGGCCTGAAAGCAAAAAGGCGAAAAGAAGTCTTCCCCCTCGACTGTGAGAAGGCGTACGAGATGGGAAAGCGTGTGGCCGGATAAGAGGCAATCGACGCCCTGGTGTAGGACCGGATCTTGCC encodes:
- a CDS encoding PfkB family carbohydrate kinase, which produces MKKILTIAGYDPSSGAGITRDLDVFFSLGLHGLSALTAAVIQGPSGVSAVFPTPPERFASMLEAACTGVDIDAIKIGVVWDEALGKEITSFVAARPGVPVVIDPVSLAKNSVPLITQEGLLYLMNALFPLAGAITPNIDEASAITGLNITGPDDMKEAARAIHAMGPGAVVIKGGHLEGAPVDLLFDGRDYLFHTKRRIDKNVHGTGCMFSSALASFLAHGYPVTEAFFATQEFMTSMLNESYRIDEKGYFYSASAIPAGRKAGRLEALSSLRKAGTALARLHLPDLVPESQLDIGYAVMGAAGTEDVASFPGRIGSLQGELFVKSEPAFETSSPVDRMILSFMKCYPFMRSGMNLKFRGETVQKAVKNGMTTVLLEMDGVVDGSVDGIGEAFDSLVERASLNTKNPPDIIYDKGSAGKEPMIRLFARNPEELIKKMEIIGR
- a CDS encoding pyridoxamine 5'-phosphate oxidase family protein is translated as MTFEDCVRHMEKTPVGFLATVEGEKPHVRPMTVWRADQRGIYFYTSRVKPLVSQLSTNPHVEIAFHEPGVAPDVGTVLRIAGRMEVVEDMKIRQRLYETFTWLKEIGTGTPDSPTIAVFRISSGSFNFWRWEHNLNPGPWVPFP
- a CDS encoding flavodoxin family protein — encoded protein: MNIIGINGSPRKNWNTATLVQKALDGAASRGAETGLFHLYDLSYRGCISCFACKTIGGPSYGKCAMRDGLTPLLEKVGQADGLVLGSPIYYGTVTGEMRSFMERLFFPYSTYTDPPGTLFPRKIGTCFIYTLGATEELAKERGFHHHIDLNEMILRTIFGASESLMSYDTYQFEDYSKIYAPRFNPGLKAKRRKEVFPLDCEKAYEMGKRVAG